The nucleotide window GAGACGGTCTTGTGAACGCCCGTTCCGAGGCCGATGAGGAGCATTCCGCCGAGGAGAACGACCAGCGGCGCGGAAATCCCGAGTACCAGCGCGCCGCTAGCCGCGACCACCGCACCGGCCACGATGACCTGTACGGCCCCGAAACGGTCGGCGAGGATGCCGCTCGGAAACTGCATGAGCGAGTAGCCTATCATCATCGCGGTGAACGCGGTTCCCAGAAATGCGTTCGAAACGCCGAACTCCGTCTGGTAGACGGGAAACAGGGCCGGAAGCGCGTATCGGAGAAACTTCGCTAAAAACCAAATTCCGGCGGTCAACAACAGCGTGTCGTAGTGGAAAACGCGCGAAAATCGACCGGACACACCAGTTGCCATCACCCTACTGCACTCCGTTCGACCGATAAAAAGTGGACGGAATCGGCGATACAGACCGTTCACGGGAAATACAGACGTTTACGGGGAATACAGACCACTCACGGGAAATAACGAGCGATAGAACGCCTCTCGTATCTATTCCTTATCGCGTAAACCACTTAAATGGAACATGAAATTCCTTTTCCACGTATTCCTGACAGCGAAGCATTTGCCCGTCCATCGCCAAGGGTGCTCGGGGGAGCTATGACAGACGCAGTTATCGTCATCGACATGCTGAACGACTTCGTAACGGGGGAAATCGCCGCGGAGCGGGCACAGCGGATTATCCCGACGCTCGACCGACTCACCGGCGCGGCTCGGGAACACGGTATTCCGGTCATCTACGCGAACGACGCCCACCGCCCCGAGGATTTCGAACTCGACGTTTGGGGACTCCACGCGATGCGAGGAACCGAAGGCGCGGAGGTGATTCCTGAACTCGAACCCGAATCCGGCGACCACGTGTTCGAGAAGCGAACCTACGATGCGTTCTACGAAACCGGATTGGACAAACACCTCCGAAGCCTCGGTGTTGACCGAGTCGTGTTGACTGGACTCCACACGAACATGTGCATTCGCCACGCCTCCGCCGCGGCATTCTTCCGCGGGTATCCCATTCTCGTTCCGGAAGACTGCGTCGATGCCTTCACCGAGGACGACCACCGCAGTGGACTTCAGTATCTCGACGATGTGTACAACGCCGAACTGACGACCGCCGCCGAACTCATTAGCGAGTGGGAACGCGACGAGGACGCGAACTGATTCCTTCGTCGTTCGCGCACGGAACTAGAATCGACCGTCTGTTGTGAATTTCCAATCAGTACACCTATTTCGGCTCCGTTTCACAGTTCTCCATGAACGGAGTGATTCACCGATATGAGCGGGTTTTTCAGCGTTCGACGTTCGCCCGTTTCGGTGCCGTCGGTCTCCTCATCGTTTACGGAACGCTCATTTCGACAATCGCGCTGTCGCCCACGTTTCAGTGGACGGGCAGTGCGCTCTCCGACCTCGGTGCAGTCGGTGCGGATAGAAGTTGGCTGTTCAACGGTGGCTTGATTGTTGGCGGTGCCTTCCTGTCCCTATTCGCGTTTGGCGTCTTCTCGAACAGCGAGCATTGGGGCAAACAGGTAGGTTCCGTGCTTCTCACGCTAGCATACGTGCTGAGCGTTTTCGTCGGTCTGTTTCCGTATCCACAGCCACAGCACACGCCGATTGCGCTCGCCCAGTTCGTCCTGATTCCGGTCGGATTGCTGACTTTCGGTGTCGAAAGCGTCCTTCGCGGTGCTTCGGGGCTTGGTGGAATCGCACTCGCTCTTGGAACAATCGCCGTCGCCGGTAATCTCTGGCTGTTTAGCGTCGTTTCGGCGGGTTCCGAAGCGATTGCCTTACCGGAATTCGCCGTCGTCTTTCCGCTCGACAGTTGGGCGATGGTGATGGTTTGGCGACAGTACCACGGAAAATCGGCGCAGTAGTCGCTAGACTTCACTACTGTTCGCTCGCGCTGAACCCGAGCGCGTTGACTCGTTCGACAAGCAAACTCGGATTGACGTTACCCCTGACTTCTACCGTTCCTTCGACGTGGTTTGCGTTGACCTGCTGGACGCCATCCTCGTGTTTCAGTTCGTGCTGAATCGTGTCTTCACAGCCGTTACACATCATATCCTCGACCATGAACTGCGTCGTTTCGGTTGCCATGGTTCCGGAACATCGTTCAGCAGTGATTTCCATAACTGTCACGGCTAATCTATTTATTTTCCACTAACTCCTTTAGAACGAACTTCGGAGCTTCGACAGGCCCAACAGTCAGCGGTGCCTAACACTCTCGAAGACGATTGTCCGAGCGAAATCAGTCAGACCCCGATAAAACTGGGCCAGCAATTTCGATAGTGGCGGCGGATTCGACTCGTGAACCAACATCCTCATTCGAACACTCACACAACTACCTTCCAATGAACCGACGAACGTTTCTCCGCACCGGTACGGCACTGGCAGGAGGAACCGCTCTCACGGGTTGTCTCGAATCACTCGGATTCAGGACACAGTCCGCGTGGCGCGACCCTCCTATCGTCGAAAACCGTCCCGACGCCGTCTACTACCCCGCCTACATGGAAGGCATGGAGATGTACGGGATGGCCAAAGACGGTGATTTCCGTTTCGCGCTGATGTACTCCTACCCCCACCGGTTCTGGAACGTCACCGGCCAGTCGAACAACAAGGTTCCCGTTCAGTCGGACGACTCCCTCCATCTCATGATTTCACTTTGGGACGCGAAGACGAACACCGTCGTTCCGGCGGACATGCAGTTGACGATTACGAAAGACGGCGAAACGGTCGATGACCGAGCGCCGTGGCCGATGCTGTCCCAGACGATGGGGTTCCACTACGGGGACAACGTCACGCTCGACGGCAACGGTTCGTACACCGCAACGGTGGCTGTCGGGTCGATAGGCGCGCGCCGAACCGGGGACTTTGCCTCTCGATTGGACGGCGGCGCGTCCACGACCATCGACTTCGATTTCGATACGGAGCAGATTTACGACGTGGAGTATCGAGAAATCGGCGAAAAACAGGGTTCCCGCGATGCCATCGAACCGATGATGGAAAACGTTCCTGCGGGTCGGGCACCCGACCCGAAGAAACTGCCGGGCACCGTCGTCGGAACGAAATCCTCCGGAGATGCTGATTTCGTCGTAACGGTCGTCGAACCGTCGAACCGGTTCACCGACAGTGACAAATCATATCTCGCAGTATCGCCGCGAACGCCGTACAACCGAATCGTGCTTCCGCGACTGTCGCTTTCGATGGAACTCCTGCGAAACGACAACACGATTTCTACGGGGTCGATCGCCCCCGCGCTCGACCCGGAACTCGACAATCACTACGGAACCGCCGTCGAGGACATCCAGTCCGGTGACACCCTTCGGTTGACAATCGATTCACCACCGCAGGTTGCCCGCCACGATGGCTACGAGACGGCGTTCATGGAGATGCCGCCGATGGAGTTCACCGTCTGAATCTCTTTTTTGAACTTCGAAGTAGCATCCCACGGATTCGCTCGACAACCGAGCGAACCTGTCCAAAACGGGTTTTCACGAAACGACTCCTCATCAAACAAGTCCTCGCAATACGACTTTCCACGACACCTCACGACACGAACGCCGGGTTTGCCGTTGGAAGCGAGATGAGCCACAAACTGATGACGGTGTAGGCAATCATGACGACGACGAAGGGATACTGGCTTCGAACCGCCTGGATTCGACTCGGAAACGTCGCGTAGGCTTCCGCGTGCGCGAACCAGACCGAGAGCACGTGGCCGGCGAGAATGAACGCGATGGTAAGCGCGCCGAACCACCCCGGAAGGGTCAACACGAGTGGGTTCGCTGGCGGCGAGAACGGCGAAACCACCGAGTTGATGAACGACGGAAGCAGCGAGACGAAAAAGCCGAAGTAGTGTGCAAGGTGGTACCCCGCGGCGATGGCCAACAGGGGCGGCGCAAACTGGACGGCCATCGTTCGCGGCGTGAGGTAGGTTTCACCGGTTTTTCGGGCGAACTGTGCTGCCAGCCGGAAGGCTCCGAGGAAGAGCAGGTAGCCCCCGACGAACAGCACGGCGTAGACAACGAGCGGCGGGAGTCCCCATCCGACGACAGTCCTAACGAACTCGACGCCGGTCGTCGTCGTGACGAACCCGCTGAACGTGAGTTCCCAAATCAGCGCGACGACGAACGCGATGTCGGCCCGACTGGACACGATTCCGGATTCGGGGAGATCGAACCCCGGCGGACGGAGCGTGATACCGTTTTCCGACCAGTTGAGCGGCCCGACGCTTCCGTAGAACCGGAACGTCACCGACAGCGGGTCGGCGTTGGAAAACCACGATTTCGGCGTGTAGACGAGCGCTCCGGCGAGCGTGACGACGGAATACGCGCAAATCGCGGTTGCGAGCAAAGCCGGTTCCTTGTTGACCGGCGTCACCGTCTCTAGCCACACGAGGGCCAGCAGTCCGACGACTGCTGGCCATCGCCCGATGCGGCTCGGATACTGACGGTTGAGGGTGGGAAGCAGTTCGGCTATCGTCCGCCACGGGTTCAGGGCGGGCCAGACGTTTCCGACGAGGTAGACGAACATCGTCAACCCCGCGCGAACCCCCGCGAACACGAGGATGACAGCGGCGTTCGCGGTCGGAACCTGCGGCCCGACGAGCCCCCGATAGACGATTATTACCAGCCCGGCGACACCGATGAACCGAGCGAGATAGCGGATTCCCTGCCGAAGCGGCAGTCCTGTCGAAACCGGTTTCCGCCAGTCGTGAACCGACCGAATGAACTCCCGGTCGGTGACGACGCTCGCCAAGAGGGCAGACGCGCCGATTACCGCGCCGCCGGTTGCCAAGTACAACCACTGCGGTACTGCAAGTGTTCCGCTCGAAGCGTCGGAAAGCCCAACGGCCGCGTTGCTCGCAATGACGACGTCGATGAGCGTCAGGCCGAAGAGACACCCGAGTATGGCGCTTCCGAGCGACCGGGCGGTCGCGTGCCAAGGAGACTCGTTTCTGGCCATCGAATATGGATAGTTCGTGGCGCACTGCTGTTGTAGTTGTCGAAGGAACATCCGGCGTGACGGTTCGTTCGTCGTTCCGCTACAGTCGGTCGTACTCCACCGACAGCGTTCCGTTGGTCCGCTTTTCGGCCCAGATGATACCGTCCGCTTTTTGGCGGAGTGCCGTCAGCGTTTCCTCATCGTGTGCCGCAAAATCGATGTCTAGCAGCGTACAGCCGAAATCGGTGGATTCCCCCGTGACCGAATCGACGAACCGAGACGCCTGTTCGAGGGTCGTGTCGGCTAGAATCGAACTGAACGACGAAACGAGCAAATGTCGCCTCCCATCCCGGTGAGAGAGAACGTCGTCCAGTTCCGAGATTGCGAGCGACGTTCGAGTTACGTCGCCGT belongs to Haladaptatus cibarius D43 and includes:
- a CDS encoding cysteine hydrolase family protein gives rise to the protein MTDAVIVIDMLNDFVTGEIAAERAQRIIPTLDRLTGAAREHGIPVIYANDAHRPEDFELDVWGLHAMRGTEGAEVIPELEPESGDHVFEKRTYDAFYETGLDKHLRSLGVDRVVLTGLHTNMCIRHASAAAFFRGYPILVPEDCVDAFTEDDHRSGLQYLDDVYNAELTTAAELISEWERDEDAN
- a CDS encoding DUF998 domain-containing protein, which translates into the protein MNGVIHRYERVFQRSTFARFGAVGLLIVYGTLISTIALSPTFQWTGSALSDLGAVGADRSWLFNGGLIVGGAFLSLFAFGVFSNSEHWGKQVGSVLLTLAYVLSVFVGLFPYPQPQHTPIALAQFVLIPVGLLTFGVESVLRGASGLGGIALALGTIAVAGNLWLFSVVSAGSEAIALPEFAVVFPLDSWAMVMVWRQYHGKSAQ
- a CDS encoding heavy-metal-associated domain-containing protein, with product MATETTQFMVEDMMCNGCEDTIQHELKHEDGVQQVNANHVEGTVEVRGNVNPSLLVERVNALGFSASEQ
- a CDS encoding twin-arginine translocation signal domain-containing protein, encoding MNRRTFLRTGTALAGGTALTGCLESLGFRTQSAWRDPPIVENRPDAVYYPAYMEGMEMYGMAKDGDFRFALMYSYPHRFWNVTGQSNNKVPVQSDDSLHLMISLWDAKTNTVVPADMQLTITKDGETVDDRAPWPMLSQTMGFHYGDNVTLDGNGSYTATVAVGSIGARRTGDFASRLDGGASTTIDFDFDTEQIYDVEYREIGEKQGSRDAIEPMMENVPAGRAPDPKKLPGTVVGTKSSGDADFVVTVVEPSNRFTDSDKSYLAVSPRTPYNRIVLPRLSLSMELLRNDNTISTGSIAPALDPELDNHYGTAVEDIQSGDTLRLTIDSPPQVARHDGYETAFMEMPPMEFTV
- a CDS encoding ABC transporter permease family protein — encoded protein: MARNESPWHATARSLGSAILGCLFGLTLIDVVIASNAAVGLSDASSGTLAVPQWLYLATGGAVIGASALLASVVTDREFIRSVHDWRKPVSTGLPLRQGIRYLARFIGVAGLVIIVYRGLVGPQVPTANAAVILVFAGVRAGLTMFVYLVGNVWPALNPWRTIAELLPTLNRQYPSRIGRWPAVVGLLALVWLETVTPVNKEPALLATAICAYSVVTLAGALVYTPKSWFSNADPLSVTFRFYGSVGPLNWSENGITLRPPGFDLPESGIVSSRADIAFVVALIWELTFSGFVTTTTGVEFVRTVVGWGLPPLVVYAVLFVGGYLLFLGAFRLAAQFARKTGETYLTPRTMAVQFAPPLLAIAAGYHLAHYFGFFVSLLPSFINSVVSPFSPPANPLVLTLPGWFGALTIAFILAGHVLSVWFAHAEAYATFPSRIQAVRSQYPFVVVMIAYTVISLWLISLPTANPAFVS